A window of the Mesotoga prima MesG1.Ag.4.2 genome harbors these coding sequences:
- a CDS encoding monovalent cation/H(+) antiporter subunit G yields the protein MMEIIAYIILIPGLFFVVAGTLRAVFAHTIIGTLHFLTIADTVGLIFLVISAFFFGLLTIIEMLAFIVALMVTGPLVTHVIARAFINSGGREK from the coding sequence ATGATGGAAATAATCGCCTACATAATTCTGATCCCTGGGCTTTTCTTCGTTGTTGCCGGTACTCTCAGGGCGGTTTTTGCACACACGATAATTGGTACACTTCATTTCCTAACCATAGCCGATACGGTTGGCCTGATATTCCTAGTGATCTCGGCGTTTTTCTTCGGTCTCCTGACGATAATCGAAATGCTCGCGTTCATAGTTGCTTTAATGGTTACGGGACCTCTCGTGACACACGTCATTGCAAGAGCTTTCATAAACTCAGGGGGAAGAGAGAAATGA
- a CDS encoding hydrogenase subunit MbhD domain-containing protein, with protein MSFVIVAISSLYIVSAIIVLSSKTNFQSVIWFGIVGSLSAIIMMIIGAPDVAMTQFSVGVALVLIVYIMALKKQRRVRLGIVEVPSMIEETPSGFRGLEWEIIQLVDEKEGYHLEPVKFSSKEEALVAIENHDIDLICGALTEDDVTGRTKGIPYLETSIFLCNGEEIDFVRLKHLSRNSLSPTPEFLRKSSYVFVVSTNSPDLEKDILEGLEFIRSSGNIEEIVGRYL; from the coding sequence ATGAGCTTTGTCATAGTCGCAATCAGCTCTTTATATATTGTCAGTGCGATAATAGTCCTTTCATCGAAAACCAATTTCCAAAGCGTAATCTGGTTTGGGATTGTCGGTTCTCTGTCAGCCATAATAATGATGATAATTGGAGCACCGGATGTTGCCATGACTCAATTTTCGGTCGGGGTAGCCCTTGTTCTGATCGTTTACATAATGGCGCTCAAGAAGCAGCGCCGTGTTCGTCTCGGCATTGTCGAGGTACCGTCGATGATTGAAGAGACACCCTCTGGATTCAGGGGTCTGGAGTGGGAGATAATCCAGCTTGTCGATGAGAAAGAGGGTTATCATCTCGAACCTGTGAAGTTTTCCAGCAAGGAAGAGGCATTGGTAGCGATAGAAAACCATGATATAGATTTGATTTGCGGAGCGCTTACAGAAGACGATGTTACCGGCAGGACGAAGGGCATTCCCTATTTGGAAACTTCGATCTTCCTGTGCAATGGAGAGGAAATCGATTTTGTGAGACTGAAGCACTTGAGCAGAAACTCCCTTTCTCCAACGCCTGAGTTTCTGAGAAAGAGCAGCTATGTCTTTGTCGTTTCGACGAATTCACCTGATCTCGAAAAGGATATCCTTGAAGGACTGGAGTTCATAAGATCTTCGGGAAACATTGAGGAGATTGTGGGGCGGTATCTGTGA
- a CDS encoding MnhB domain-containing protein gives MKIAGIIALITIFMIVLFSFDPFGSIPEPIEEIVNRVNVPNIVTSVYLETRLYDTIFEIIVFTITALGVASLFTSLPVNSDEGQQVFGTVTVYSGGLAALSITLFLYVVINGHISPGGGFVGGVVLATGVVTYGLTSSFRRASLHYEIFKVNMLENVSLILIFAFSCFIIIFPEAHAQILSEAGFGSVFSGGLIPMMNILIGIKVYAGAWKMSSEFINRRGTL, from the coding sequence GTGAAGATCGCGGGAATCATAGCTCTGATAACCATCTTCATGATCGTTCTTTTTTCCTTTGATCCGTTCGGCAGTATTCCAGAGCCGATCGAAGAAATAGTGAATCGAGTAAACGTACCCAATATAGTCACAAGCGTTTATCTTGAAACAAGACTCTATGACACTATTTTCGAGATAATAGTCTTTACGATAACTGCACTTGGTGTTGCAAGCCTTTTTACTTCGCTGCCCGTTAATAGCGACGAGGGTCAGCAGGTATTCGGAACGGTTACTGTTTACAGCGGTGGACTGGCTGCACTGTCCATAACGCTCTTCCTATATGTTGTGATAAACGGTCACATAAGTCCCGGTGGAGGATTTGTTGGTGGAGTAGTTCTCGCAACGGGCGTTGTCACTTATGGACTCACTTCGAGTTTCAGGAGAGCGAGTCTTCATTATGAGATCTTCAAGGTAAATATGCTGGAGAACGTAAGCCTTATTCTTATTTTTGCGTTTTCATGTTTCATCATAATCTTTCCAGAGGCTCACGCACAAATACTATCTGAGGCTGGATTCGGTTCGGTTTTCAGTGGCGGACTAATACCCATGATGAATATATTGATAGGAATCAAAGTATATGCAGGCGCCTGGAAGATGTCCAGCGAGTTCATAAACAGACGGGGAACATTATGA
- a CDS encoding sodium:proton antiporter: MTGILVIYFSIIGMLVGAVGMILSKNIIKKILSLGIVETSVNLMYTGISARGGIIPPIISGDFSNAVYADPIPQAVIITGIVISFALLCLSLVFAIIIYNKYHTMNVETIEMIFEREEK, from the coding sequence ATGACGGGAATTCTCGTAATCTATTTCTCGATAATTGGTATGCTGGTCGGAGCAGTGGGCATGATTCTCTCGAAAAACATAATAAAGAAAATCTTGTCCCTTGGTATAGTAGAGACTTCCGTAAATCTTATGTATACCGGAATTTCGGCCAGAGGAGGGATAATTCCCCCCATAATCAGCGGTGACTTTTCTAATGCAGTCTATGCAGACCCCATTCCCCAGGCCGTAATAATTACCGGAATCGTAATTTCATTTGCATTGCTCTGTCTTTCGCTCGTATTTGCGATCATAATTTACAACAAGTATCACACAATGAATGTCGAGACTATCGAAATGATTTTCGAGAGGGAGGAAAAATGA
- a CDS encoding proton-conducting transporter transmembrane domain-containing protein, with protein MIALVFLPVLGGVICLVLKKRKNVSLIIAIVTALVGGSVLPFVIFDNASIDIGNWGSLGIGLAIDELAIPFLLSTFIVMLAVILNSIKKGYDGFFYALILILYGTLNSIFLSRDLFSIFVTVELASIISFILISYEKKPRQAWASLKYLLLSSLGLNFYLLGIGIVYMETGSFAMDSLEQVSTIATVLIFGGLAVKSGLFFFSMWLPDAHSNAPIEVSPILSGLIVKLDVYLSIRFITYSSFGWMRDTYMFIGIVSAIVGVVFAVNSKNAKRVLAYHTISQVGFMLVNCDKSSAWHGFSHAIFKTLLFLVVGNISERLGTKEYTKWSGKITRVEYAFLLIGSLAIAGFPMTSGCVTKEIIIHGACCPSLKILLLIASAGTAMSFSKFIFLKPGKSSSRPAANTVAAYSILSGVIIVHGIIGFEIYMFESLFAVIAGVAAYLLLRKFLRPLPVYFERIDSALSSYLVLFLISIVLAIILSS; from the coding sequence ATGATAGCATTAGTCTTCCTGCCCGTTCTCGGAGGCGTTATCTGCCTTGTATTGAAGAAGAGAAAGAACGTCAGCCTGATCATTGCCATTGTTACGGCTTTAGTCGGTGGAAGCGTCCTTCCATTTGTTATCTTTGACAACGCTTCGATAGACATAGGGAACTGGGGTTCACTTGGAATTGGACTTGCGATAGATGAATTAGCAATCCCCTTTCTGCTATCGACTTTTATCGTTATGCTCGCGGTGATTTTGAATTCTATCAAGAAGGGTTATGACGGTTTTTTCTATGCCTTGATCCTCATACTTTACGGAACTCTAAATTCAATATTCCTTTCGAGAGACCTTTTCAGTATTTTCGTAACCGTTGAACTCGCATCGATAATTTCCTTTATCCTAATTTCCTACGAGAAGAAGCCCCGTCAGGCCTGGGCCAGTCTGAAGTATCTGCTCCTCTCTTCACTAGGTCTGAACTTCTATCTACTAGGAATCGGAATCGTCTATATGGAAACGGGTTCATTTGCGATGGATAGTCTCGAACAGGTTTCGACTATCGCAACAGTTCTGATCTTTGGGGGGCTGGCCGTCAAGTCCGGTCTTTTCTTTTTCTCAATGTGGCTTCCGGATGCTCATTCCAATGCGCCAATCGAAGTGTCTCCAATACTATCCGGTCTTATTGTCAAACTTGATGTCTATTTATCGATAAGGTTCATAACCTATTCCTCTTTCGGCTGGATGAGAGATACCTATATGTTCATAGGAATCGTAAGCGCAATTGTCGGCGTCGTATTCGCAGTCAATTCAAAGAACGCCAAGAGGGTGCTAGCATATCACACTATCTCTCAAGTTGGATTCATGCTTGTGAATTGTGACAAGTCCTCTGCCTGGCACGGCTTCAGCCATGCAATATTCAAAACGCTCCTTTTTCTGGTCGTCGGAAATATTTCGGAAAGACTCGGTACAAAGGAGTATACAAAGTGGTCGGGGAAGATCACGAGGGTCGAGTACGCTTTTCTGTTGATCGGTTCGCTCGCAATCGCGGGATTTCCCATGACATCCGGATGTGTGACGAAGGAGATCATCATACACGGCGCTTGTTGTCCCTCGTTGAAGATACTGCTCCTCATTGCTTCCGCTGGAACGGCCATGAGCTTCTCGAAATTCATCTTTCTCAAACCCGGAAAATCTTCCTCGCGGCCTGCCGCGAATACCGTTGCGGCTTACTCCATTTTGTCCGGAGTCATAATCGTACACGGGATTATCGGTTTCGAAATATATATGTTCGAATCATTATTTGCCGTTATTGCGGGAGTAGCCGCATATCTTCTGCTTCGCAAGTTTCTCAGACCTCTGCCGGTTTATTTCGAGAGGATCGATTCGGCTCTCTCTTCCTATCTCGTTCTATTTCTAATTTCGATCGTGTTGGCAATTATCCTCTCCTCTTGA
- a CDS encoding GNAT family N-acetyltransferase, translating into MIVIEKMRSDEFSVYLRKLVENYAVENVKSGRWEEKSALEKSKREVDSLLTDGLNTENHELLNLKEKDTGKKIGCVWLHIFPGMEKKGFIYDFVIDEAFRGKSYGKESLKALEEYASKLGVEDLSLHVFAHNTVAVALYRKMGYEVTSLNMAKHIGGK; encoded by the coding sequence ATGATAGTTATAGAGAAAATGAGGTCAGATGAGTTTAGCGTATATCTGAGAAAACTTGTTGAAAACTACGCGGTAGAGAATGTGAAATCCGGAAGATGGGAAGAGAAAAGCGCACTAGAAAAATCGAAGAGAGAGGTCGATTCATTGCTGACTGACGGACTGAACACAGAGAACCACGAACTGCTGAATCTTAAGGAAAAGGATACAGGCAAGAAGATCGGCTGTGTCTGGCTACATATCTTCCCGGGAATGGAGAAGAAGGGATTCATCTATGATTTCGTAATCGATGAGGCATTCAGGGGAAAAAGCTACGGGAAAGAGAGCTTGAAGGCGCTTGAGGAATATGCTTCAAAACTAGGAGTGGAAGACCTTTCGCTCCATGTTTTCGCACATAACACCGTGGCGGTTGCTCTATATAGGAAGATGGGGTATGAAGTTACCAGCTTGAATATGGCAAAGCATATAGGGGGGAAATAA
- a CDS encoding acylphosphatase codes for MRTVEIIIQGRVQKVGMRNFIRRLATRHGITGYVENLDDGSVRVVAQGSKAQLNAFLAKIEKGSISIKLSGGNIKRVTERPSMEHGFMDFEKR; via the coding sequence TTGAGAACCGTCGAGATAATTATTCAGGGAAGAGTTCAGAAGGTCGGCATGAGAAACTTCATAAGGCGTCTGGCTACGAGACATGGGATTACTGGTTATGTAGAGAACCTCGACGATGGCTCGGTGAGAGTAGTAGCTCAGGGCAGCAAAGCACAGCTAAATGCATTCCTTGCGAAGATCGAGAAGGGATCGATTTCGATAAAGCTTTCCGGAGGAAACATCAAGAGGGTTACTGAACGGCCATCCATGGAACACGGGTTCATGGACTTTGAAAAAAGGTAA
- a CDS encoding alpha/beta hydrolase: MTVIILVLIVVGFLGIVGAVFANKVTKPRQIPYEETYRIEVENGRMDPEWFEKIEKEEVWIDSPYGYKLHGLLIPNDNSERAVIICHGITYSLFGSIKYAKIFHKLGFNIIVYDHRNHGKSGGTNTTLGYYEKHDLAAVKNWVLDRLGKKTRIGLHGESMGAAIAIQYLSLDDEIDFCVADCGFSDLEELLSIRLREDFHLPRVPFIWLARLFARIMTGADLKEVSPIRSVRETSIPIMFAHGGEDHYVPTFMSEKMYSERQSNKHLLIVPDAGHAMALVTDPAKYEKEIEWFLRSNDLL, encoded by the coding sequence ATGACAGTGATAATATTGGTGCTGATCGTTGTAGGATTTCTGGGCATCGTCGGTGCCGTTTTTGCCAACAAGGTCACGAAACCGCGGCAAATCCCGTACGAAGAGACCTACCGCATCGAAGTCGAAAACGGCAGAATGGATCCGGAGTGGTTCGAAAAGATCGAAAAGGAGGAGGTCTGGATTGATTCTCCGTATGGATACAAACTTCACGGGTTACTCATTCCGAACGACAATTCCGAAAGAGCTGTAATTATCTGCCACGGTATCACTTATTCGCTGTTCGGTTCCATAAAGTACGCGAAAATTTTTCACAAGCTAGGCTTTAACATCATCGTATATGACCACAGAAATCACGGAAAGAGCGGAGGCACGAATACGACTCTGGGCTATTACGAGAAACATGATCTTGCTGCGGTGAAAAACTGGGTCCTGGATAGACTGGGCAAGAAGACCAGAATAGGTCTGCATGGGGAATCGATGGGTGCCGCAATCGCAATTCAGTATCTTTCTCTAGATGATGAGATCGACTTCTGCGTCGCCGACTGTGGTTTTTCGGACCTCGAAGAATTGCTCTCGATAAGGTTGAGAGAGGACTTTCATCTGCCAAGAGTTCCATTCATCTGGCTCGCCCGTCTCTTCGCTAGGATAATGACTGGAGCCGATCTCAAGGAAGTCAGCCCGATCAGATCAGTAAGAGAGACTTCCATTCCTATCATGTTTGCTCACGGTGGAGAAGACCACTACGTCCCTACCTTTATGAGCGAAAAGATGTACAGTGAAAGACAATCAAACAAACATCTACTTATAGTTCCCGATGCTGGCCATGCGATGGCCCTTGTTACCGATCCAGCGAAATACGAAAAAGAGATAGAATGGTTTCTTCGTAGTAATGATCTCCTTTGA
- a CDS encoding ABC transporter substrate-binding protein: MSKRLTVILLASMIVLCGGVFATEKGPISDVIYFNVKMSQELGLRDVAEGLTDIFMEGVSGPTLMGMDKATRDKMDIYSVPALTYALFVNPYPNEAPYFANVDGKDFFNVMAINEFRYALNDLINRQYIVDEILGGAGGPMLSMATPGQPGTYRYGLVANKLGLSFEGNETRALEAMKKALEDAAKIPENQGRLVNSNGKWYFDNEPLTVKFVIRADDPNVRVKMAEYVSLQLEKAGVTVDRLVWERSKASNTAYGSDPADLIWNLYTEAWSAGATRAFWEHIVRQMYASGGSYMPGRGTEGFWNFRNEKLDDLIDRAYTGNFLTEEEYWDLSLTALEMGLKDAVRIYVCYQDGFYTANSARLLDRFAYGLGDGVNDWSLKTAVTDDKVLFVTQYSSVGALFMSNWDPVGPDGISDTYSANVVTILSDPSSFESPASAINTPYRVNWTHDDIVTKVERNSEGDVVGTIDVPENAIRFDSKTKQWKEVGPGVKSMSMGTYTLLGGNMHQGQPITVNDYLYAFAFIDEWISRDGENDKYYEASYENYMRSGQDTIKGYIVNDDGTITTYFDYNFPASVDRTAQWGAPFLGVHRQPFVIVSWEIYEALAEIVANGSQSGTVYAFRNDPAVTQIDVLVPNHVKDIKAKLVELIEKGHVPNSLKGLITVEEAQSRYQAAIDFIDKYGHAYISNGPYYLSKYDPTANYAECRAFRDPSYPYEPYYWKEMLKTVRLSIDSIDVPAIIMKGMDTTVKVVVAEVAYPSEEVSKASRGSVVVTLITPEKEMTFDAVLIEPGLFEAVINAEAIEDLEPGSYNVLAIASLEGAVPASSVTSTIVY; this comes from the coding sequence TTGAGTAAGAGACTTACCGTGATCCTTCTCGCATCGATGATTGTTCTCTGTGGCGGTGTTTTTGCAACCGAGAAGGGACCAATCTCCGACGTCATCTACTTCAACGTTAAGATGTCTCAAGAACTCGGTCTCAGAGACGTTGCCGAAGGACTCACCGACATTTTCATGGAAGGCGTCTCCGGTCCTACGTTAATGGGGATGGATAAGGCAACACGAGACAAAATGGATATCTACTCTGTTCCAGCGCTAACCTATGCTCTTTTCGTAAACCCATATCCGAACGAAGCTCCTTACTTCGCAAATGTAGACGGAAAGGACTTCTTCAACGTAATGGCGATAAACGAATTCAGGTATGCTCTCAACGACTTGATCAACAGGCAGTACATAGTTGACGAGATACTTGGAGGCGCTGGAGGACCGATGTTGTCTATGGCAACCCCCGGTCAACCCGGTACCTACAGATACGGTCTGGTCGCAAACAAACTTGGGTTAAGCTTTGAAGGCAACGAGACAAGAGCTCTCGAAGCTATGAAGAAAGCTCTTGAGGATGCCGCAAAGATTCCTGAGAATCAGGGTAGACTGGTAAACAGTAACGGCAAATGGTATTTCGATAATGAGCCATTGACGGTTAAATTCGTTATTAGGGCTGATGACCCCAACGTTAGAGTCAAGATGGCCGAATACGTCTCCCTTCAACTTGAAAAGGCCGGGGTAACAGTGGACAGACTGGTCTGGGAAAGATCAAAAGCTAGCAACACAGCTTATGGTAGCGATCCTGCAGACCTGATCTGGAACCTCTACACCGAAGCATGGAGCGCAGGCGCCACAAGAGCCTTCTGGGAACACATAGTACGCCAGATGTATGCTTCCGGTGGATCCTACATGCCCGGCCGTGGGACAGAAGGGTTCTGGAATTTCAGAAACGAAAAGCTGGACGATCTCATAGATAGGGCCTACACAGGAAACTTCTTAACTGAAGAGGAGTACTGGGACCTTTCTCTTACGGCTCTGGAGATGGGACTTAAAGACGCAGTTAGAATTTATGTCTGCTATCAGGACGGCTTCTATACGGCCAATTCGGCGAGGCTTCTCGACAGATTCGCATACGGACTCGGAGACGGAGTTAATGACTGGTCACTCAAAACGGCCGTCACCGATGACAAGGTGCTTTTTGTCACACAGTACTCATCCGTTGGAGCTCTCTTCATGTCCAACTGGGATCCTGTAGGACCTGACGGAATCTCAGACACGTACAGTGCAAATGTCGTAACGATTCTCTCTGATCCCAGCTCTTTTGAGAGCCCGGCGTCTGCTATAAATACCCCTTACAGAGTTAACTGGACACATGACGACATAGTCACGAAGGTCGAGCGAAACTCGGAAGGTGACGTCGTAGGTACAATAGACGTTCCCGAAAATGCGATAAGATTCGACAGCAAGACCAAGCAGTGGAAGGAAGTCGGCCCGGGCGTCAAGTCAATGTCGATGGGAACATATACCCTCCTCGGAGGCAACATGCACCAGGGCCAGCCCATAACAGTCAACGACTATCTCTACGCCTTCGCATTCATTGATGAATGGATATCGAGAGACGGGGAGAATGACAAGTACTACGAAGCTTCGTACGAGAATTACATGAGAAGCGGACAAGACACGATAAAGGGATATATTGTAAACGATGACGGGACAATCACTACCTACTTCGATTACAACTTCCCTGCAAGCGTCGACAGAACCGCACAGTGGGGAGCACCTTTCCTTGGAGTCCACAGACAGCCATTTGTAATAGTCTCCTGGGAAATATACGAGGCCCTCGCGGAAATCGTTGCCAACGGCAGCCAATCTGGAACGGTCTATGCCTTCAGGAACGATCCCGCTGTCACTCAGATCGATGTCCTTGTACCGAACCACGTGAAAGACATAAAAGCGAAACTCGTCGAGCTAATAGAAAAGGGACATGTTCCTAACTCTCTTAAGGGCCTGATAACTGTCGAAGAGGCTCAGTCAAGATACCAGGCCGCAATCGACTTCATAGACAAGTATGGACATGCGTATATAAGCAATGGACCATACTACCTTTCAAAATACGACCCAACTGCGAACTATGCGGAATGCAGGGCCTTTAGAGATCCTTCCTATCCATATGAACCGTACTACTGGAAGGAAATGTTGAAAACCGTAAGGCTTTCAATCGACTCTATAGACGTACCGGCCATAATCATGAAGGGAATGGATACGACTGTCAAGGTAGTAGTCGCAGAGGTTGCCTATCCATCTGAAGAGGTATCCAAGGCATCCAGGGGAAGCGTTGTCGTGACACTTATAACTCCGGAGAAAGAGATGACTTTCGACGCCGTCTTGATCGAACCGGGACTTTTCGAAGCTGTAATAAACGCTGAAGCTATCGAAGATCTCGAACCTGGCTCATACAACGTTCTGGCAATCGCTTCACTCGAAGGTGCGGTGCCGGCATCGTCCGTCACTTCCACCATAGTTTACTGA
- a CDS encoding ABC transporter permease: MFWKYMLKRVFYGIFIYIILIFVFSALFNTVMEQTLRGQIDEEIRGELMALDNRSSQQIQDFIEMRRAEKYALYRLDKPIFERIVWRTWSTLTFNLGKSSSIRSAAGDRDVWSIVSEKIPRTLVLFSTAMLVDIFIGIWLGLKKAQKAGGLLDKSTSVGTMVVFGMPSWWLGMILIMFFAYTLKVFPSGGLHATPPPEGIAFFLDALYHLALPVMTLVVIGFWGRAFLTRNIVLGVLQDDYIMAARARGIPERKVLYGHTMRTSAPPIVTMSLLALLASVSGNIVFEGIFNWPGMGNLFWFALQQNDVPVLMGNLAITTGLYICGLVLLDLVYGLLDPRIKVGGRI, translated from the coding sequence ATGTTCTGGAAATACATGTTGAAACGTGTCTTCTACGGCATCTTTATCTACATCATACTGATTTTCGTCTTTTCTGCGCTTTTCAACACCGTCATGGAACAGACCTTGCGAGGACAGATCGATGAGGAAATTAGAGGCGAATTGATGGCCCTAGATAACCGAAGCTCCCAACAGATTCAAGACTTCATCGAAATGAGAAGGGCAGAAAAGTATGCCCTTTACAGACTGGACAAGCCCATCTTCGAAAGGATAGTGTGGCGAACCTGGTCAACCCTGACCTTCAACCTTGGAAAATCGAGTTCCATACGCTCTGCAGCAGGCGATCGGGATGTCTGGTCGATAGTCTCCGAGAAGATACCAAGAACCCTTGTTCTTTTCAGCACAGCGATGCTCGTCGACATCTTTATTGGAATATGGCTTGGCCTGAAGAAGGCTCAAAAGGCCGGAGGGTTACTGGACAAAAGTACTTCAGTAGGAACCATGGTGGTCTTCGGTATGCCGTCGTGGTGGTTGGGCATGATACTGATCATGTTCTTCGCATACACACTAAAAGTATTTCCTTCTGGTGGACTTCACGCTACGCCTCCTCCAGAGGGAATAGCATTCTTCTTAGATGCTCTCTATCATTTGGCGCTTCCAGTGATGACTCTTGTCGTAATTGGATTTTGGGGGCGCGCCTTCCTTACTCGAAATATCGTTCTCGGAGTTCTTCAGGACGACTATATAATGGCGGCAAGAGCAAGGGGCATTCCCGAAAGGAAGGTTCTCTACGGACACACAATGAGAACATCGGCCCCACCAATCGTCACCATGTCGCTTCTTGCACTGCTTGCCTCTGTGTCAGGAAATATTGTCTTTGAAGGTATCTTCAACTGGCCCGGAATGGGGAATCTCTTCTGGTTCGCCCTTCAGCAGAACGATGTTCCGGTCCTTATGGGAAATCTCGCGATAACCACAGGATTGTATATTTGTGGTCTTGTTCTCCTCGATCTGGTGTACGGTCTTCTTGATCCCAGGATCAAGGTTGGTGGCAGAATATGA
- a CDS encoding ABC transporter permease, which translates to MRIGDMKSSFNEFWQEFRRVKSGMIGLVFLGLFLMVLFFEPLLLPFEGANQRWKDITYWEDNPASAAPQWTNLFSSKKSAVSIALESAKKEEKNAGPIRIIEETFVYDFQYDVAPSDIIFRASGKANPTAIISIERPDGRKIDLLRKPLEVTEGNDLRIAIDKTSLNEAYNFLKGLDAATGLSKQTMKTTDIIFSKVEDSVPFKPEALKGEYRIMVSLILQKETDLIDSTEMKIAGRVHGILGTDNSKRDIWSGVIAGVKWAMLIGLLTALISVSIGVIYGVMSAYLGGWKDSLMQRIFEIFISVPMLPVLIVMSAVFKPNIWMIIAIMCIFYWVGPVKTVRSMGLQIKEETYIEASRALGASNTRIIFKHMVPLLIPYAFASMALNVPGAIVVEATLSLLGLGDPNIVTWGQILQDAHNGGAMLSGMWWWVVPPGLAIAFMGMTFAFVGFAMDKILNPKLKTR; encoded by the coding sequence ATGAGAATTGGAGATATGAAATCATCGTTCAACGAGTTCTGGCAAGAATTTAGAAGGGTCAAATCGGGGATGATAGGCCTCGTCTTTCTTGGATTGTTTCTAATGGTTTTGTTTTTTGAACCTCTGCTTCTCCCTTTTGAAGGAGCAAACCAACGGTGGAAGGACATAACCTACTGGGAGGATAATCCGGCCAGTGCCGCACCTCAGTGGACAAACCTATTCTCCTCAAAGAAGAGCGCAGTATCCATAGCTCTTGAGTCAGCAAAAAAGGAAGAGAAAAACGCCGGCCCGATAAGAATTATAGAGGAGACCTTCGTATATGACTTCCAGTATGATGTCGCTCCCTCCGACATAATATTCAGAGCCTCTGGTAAGGCGAATCCGACAGCAATCATATCCATCGAAAGACCTGATGGAAGAAAGATCGACTTGCTGAGAAAGCCTTTGGAAGTTACTGAAGGAAACGACTTGAGAATCGCGATTGACAAGACCTCATTGAATGAAGCGTACAATTTCCTCAAGGGGCTTGACGCTGCAACAGGCCTTTCGAAGCAGACCATGAAAACTACAGACATCATATTCTCCAAAGTAGAGGATTCGGTTCCATTCAAACCAGAGGCCCTGAAAGGCGAGTATAGAATAATGGTCTCGCTGATTCTCCAGAAGGAAACAGACCTGATCGATTCCACAGAAATGAAAATTGCGGGCAGGGTGCATGGAATTCTGGGAACGGACAACTCGAAGAGAGATATCTGGAGTGGAGTAATAGCCGGAGTGAAGTGGGCTATGCTTATCGGGCTCCTTACGGCTCTTATTTCAGTATCCATTGGTGTTATCTACGGCGTAATGAGCGCTTATCTAGGAGGCTGGAAGGATTCTTTAATGCAACGTATATTCGAGATATTCATAAGCGTTCCCATGCTTCCCGTACTCATTGTAATGAGCGCTGTCTTTAAGCCAAATATTTGGATGATTATCGCGATCATGTGCATCTTCTACTGGGTAGGACCGGTGAAGACCGTCAGGAGCATGGGACTCCAGATCAAGGAAGAGACTTATATTGAGGCCTCCAGGGCTCTTGGAGCCTCCAATACGAGAATAATCTTCAAACATATGGTTCCTCTGCTTATCCCCTACGCCTTCGCTTCAATGGCCCTCAACGTACCGGGAGCTATCGTGGTCGAGGCAACACTCAGCCTGCTCGGGTTGGGCGACCCCAATATCGTGACGTGGGGTCAGATCCTTCAAGATGCCCATAATGGAGGCGCGATGTTGAGCGGAATGTGGTGGTGGGTAGTACCGCCGGGACTGGCGATAGCCTTCATGGGGATGACATTCGCATTTGTCGGGTTCGCAATGGACAAGATACTTAACCCGAAACTGAAGACGAGGTAA